taaATAAGTGCGTTGATTTTCAAACTCCCCTTTTAATATCCACTCTTTTTTGTCTATTACAGTCCATTCATtcggaaaaaattaatttcggaAATAAATATTCGAAATCTATAACTAGATTTGGACTTTAATTTCTGATTTATGTACCAGTActtagaattttaatttttcaggtTTCTCTATCACTCGGTACTTTTGTCGTCCATTGTATACGATTTTGATAGACGTTACGTTCTCAAGATCTTGAACCTTCAAATGGGTTAGGATTTCTCTGGGTTTCACCAAAGCAACTGACAAATCAACCACCGTGCTAGTCTGCTCTGCTGACAACCTCCCGGCATACGAATGACCCTCCAAGTACACCACTGGAGGATGGTTGTGAGTGCCATTGTAGATATAGATAGTCCAACCATCATTGTCCTTTAcagctttcaattcaaatgggtatttacattttttggtgCCTATGGACTGCACTCTCTTCTTCACAGCTACCTCCTTCCCATCAACCTTCTTCACAAATGGCCTATACTTACCGCTTCTTTCACATGAAAACCTCATCCAAGGTGTGCGATTCTTAATACATTTCTCAAAACCCTTAATCACAAAGATAAACCCGTGTTGTTTACTAGTGTATGTTATCCAATCTACCAATGCTTCATCGGATGAAAAAACCTACACacacatgaaaaaaattatagcCCGTAATATAAAATTGCACATGATAAATGCTCTATCAAAAAACACTCACCGTCTCCGTTGTAAAATACTCTGTATAATCGTATGGAGGACGAGTGGAAGTAGTTATAGTCGATGACACTACATAACTATCAAGTGTTGAAATGTCACCCTGTAACACCCAAAGGCAAACCAGGTAAGTGCCGGATTCTCTACAGTTtcattcagatattaatatctaaTGGAGGATTTTGAATGTGAGGAGGGAGGAGACGTGGTCTGGGGAGGGAAGGAAATCAGGAGTATGTGGTTGTATGTAAtggggtaaaatggtcaaatagcATGAGGTCTTAGGGATATCATGGTCAAATTGCACAGGGGCATTTTTGTCCGTAATTGATAAAAGTTTTAAACGGCTGCGAGTAGCAAAAATTACGCTgcaaatagcagcgcccttCTCAAAAGATGAAGGGAAATTACGCCAGGAAAGGGCACAAGCTTTAACTGCCTCAATCACCTGCTGCACCACCATAGCTGAATCAACATCAGCACGCTTGAAAATCCTTGAATTCCGATCCTTCCAAATATAGTTTATAGCAGCAGCAAGACAAAGCTTATAGATGGAAGACCGCAGCGAGTACTTGCTCATACTCATCCCCCGCACAAGCTCAGAGGATAAATCTGAAGTTGAGGAAGTGAATCCACATTTAAGACAAATCTCATGCCATACAGATGCAGCAAAAGGGCAATGAAAGAAAAGGTGATTATGCGATTCAGACCCATCAATACACAACACACACCTGCATTCAGCAAGAACACCCCAAGTACACAACCTGTCTTTGGTAGAAAGTCTCTGAAGAATAGCCTACCATTGAATAAACGACCATCTAGGGACAAACTTACGATGCCAAACCATCCCACTCCATGCCACCTCAGAAGCCGTACTTCTAAGTAGGCTTGGCAATTGGACCCGCCCTGCCCTGCCCCAATCTGCCCATCTCGAACGGGGCGGGTTTTTGACCTCAATTTCGGTTATAGGATCGGGATCGGGGTAAAAAATCTAAAACCCGGCCGGATTCGGGGTGAAAGTGAAAATAGCCCGCCCCTAGACCCGCTCCgaaatgtatttatatataaaattattcttttattactaatctaattatcattatactaaattttttatatttttatcatttttctaaaaaacCCTTCGAATTTTACCTTTATATTTCACCATTATACTAAAATATCActttatttataattattttgtttttaggttaatactttttttttaatttcttacgGTGCGGGGCTGGTAAACCCGTTCCCCAATCAGGGCAGGAATGGGGGTACCAAATAATATCCGGTCGGGGCGGGGTCGGGGCCGTGTAATAATTTTCGGGTCAGGTACACAAAAACCCGCCCtgccccgttgccattcctacTTCTAAGGGCCATCCAAGCTGATTTAGCAGAGTAAGATTCATTTGGAGTTTTACACACCTAGGGGTTGCCCCAGTGGTAAGGGCGAATGACTAACTTTGAGAGTACTCCCCTTGGTCAGGAGTTCGATTCCCCACCGAATGAGTACCCTGATAGTAAGTGGGGAGCCGTGACTGGTGTGGCCGCACTAGTTGCCCCGAGGTTTGGGGTGCGCAGTCGGGTCCAATTGTGGCTTGGTTGTAGGGCTATTCcttggttattaaaaaaaaaaagattcatttGGAGTTAAGGTCCAAATGACCTATCTACTTTATCAACTGCAGGTAAGAGGTTCCCAGCAGTCCCATTAATGATTTCTCTAATAACTACAGATCTGCTCCTTGGCCATTTCCATCTGCCTGCATCAATAATGGAACTAACCTTTGCATTGAGAGAACTCCCAAAGTTGAAAGCAAATTTTTCCCCCAATTTCTGAAAGAGAGGACTTTAGTATGCCAGTTATCCCACCATAGAAATGTTACCTAACCATTGCCAACAATAGTTTGAATGAATTGTTGGCCCTCACGTCTAAGGccaaatattttcctcattgtCCAGGAGGAATCTGCTGGAATATGTATGGAGCAAAAGCATTTAGATCTGATAATGAAGGTATGGATCCATTTCACCCATAGGATGCCCTCCTTTTTGCAAATGGCCCGAAGGTGCCTTAACATGGCAGCCTTATTCCATTCCTTGAGCCTCTTGAAACCAAGACCTCCCTCAAGTTTAAGCTGCAACCTTAATCCTTGGTGTTAGTGAATTGTCCTTGAtaagtgtgaagcaaagtcccgAATTGCCTTCGATAAAAGTAATTGCGGTGTACAAGTGTTGGACACCCCTCAcctcaatagctagcttttggttGAGTTACCAAGACCGTGTCAAACAGGATCAGCTGGAGTACCCGGAAATGGGGGTGTATTTTCCTGGCCTCCAAGTAGAGAGGGTTAAGAAATGGGAAGGAAATGAATTGCCTGAGTAGGAGGAACACCAAGTAAGATCAAAGAAACTAACACACGAAAGTACGGTCACTGGTGCCTAATCTGAGCTCTCCGTCTTAGAAGAGAGTGTGGTTCTATTGGGCAACGTTTAACTGAGAGGGCACCCGCACCTTAATATTAGCTTTTTGGGATGAGCTCTATCGAAAATCATGACATGTGCATGGATATATGTCTCTATATGTATAGCATAGATGTTTGTATGTATCTGTATTGATGCACGAATGGTGAATACTGGAATGGCTGTTTGGTCGTGAAAGAATGAAGGCAACTTAAATATCTATATACGTGGTAATGTAGTTTTAGTTTTGAAACAAATCAGAGCATAGAAGACGAGTCCTGCTTGtaggaaagaaaatgagatatttcTGCAAAACGACATGCAGGGCTGGGGCCAGGGACCTTTCCGCTCCTCTCTTCCTCTTTGCCTGCTTGGTGTGATAATTGAGGGATTCTAAGATCTCATATGAGAGATGAGACTACTTCTGTTCTCCTCTCTTCTACTTTCTGCTTTGTTATTAACTTGCTACCGGTTCCTGATAATCACTTTTTCAGCGTTGAAAAAGGTCATACTGAAAAGCCAATGCTTCCCTGCATCAAAGTTTTTGTCCTGGCAACCGAAAAATCACAGAAGGATTACAACATTTTGGTGCTTTTTTTTCTATTATCAACTACGAGGTCTTGAAAATATCTCACTCATATAAGGATGTTTCAATATGTGGTTGCTCTGAAACTGTAAATCCATTCTGCATTTGTAAGTCTCTTGTTTTGGTATCAATGGGTTTCTTGGAGACGTGTCTGTCTTGGTGTGTAAAAACTGCTTAGAGAACACATTAGTTGTATAATGCGTCCCCTATCTAGAGATGCgggtttttattttcttattgaGGATTATTAATTATGTTGTGGTTCGTTACAGTATGGTTCTTGACTTTATTAATTACGTATGACTGGCAGTTCCGACTATGAAAGCTATGAGAAGGATGGTTACGAATCTGCAATTTGATCTTTTGAAGTATGTCATGATTTTGATGGTGAAAGCAGCAGCAGGGGCATCAAATCTTGCCAGAGCAATATCTGTGTAAGACTCCTTGCTGAAGTCATGTTGCATCTCAGAACCTACATTACGTGGTTCCGCCATTTTGGGTGAAGCACCCTTGTTGAGACAAAACGATACCGATGTTGGTGTGGAATACGTACTGGACATGACAATTCAAAACTGACACAGCGTTTCTACATATTCATCACCTACGGGTTACGTGGGCTAGTTTTTCCTGTAGTGGCCTGAGAAGTTAGGGTGTGTTCTAAGTGTTGGGATTTTGGGCTAAGTCAAGCAAGAGAAGTCCATTATGCTTCATTGGCTGACAACTTATTAAAGAGTTTTAACTTTGAAGCCTTAATTAGACTATCCAGTATCCATGCTTTGGCAAGTTTATAACTCCTGTTGATATGGAAGAACATACTAATAATATTGAAATTTGGATCCATGTTTGCGTATGagcaatttctaggttttaccTATCCGACCCTTGCCTGGACCTGATGCCCTCACTCGTCCATGTAACATAGTTCAAAAATATCAACTTAGAATGCTTTGAACCACGCACAATGAGTAAATCTGAAATtcgtttcttttgtttttctctttttttatttgtttttttatttgcattgtTTTATTTTCGCTTGTCAATTGGGTCCGTCCTTGGTTTGTAATATGACAATCCACCTTGGCTGAGGATTAATCTCTTCTAAAAGAGTCCAACTTGAGAACCAAAACAGTCATATCATGCTTCATATACCCATTGAATTTCTTGATTTCACATGGAAAGCTGATATAGTTGTTTTCTGAAACTCAAGTGAGAGTTGTACAGTTCAGTTTGATCAACGGGGCTCATTCTACATAATCAGTGATCCCTGGGCAAAGCTGTTACGCTCGTACCGGAGCTCGGATGGAATGGTGGGTAGGTTCCTAGCTCAACAGAGGAAGGATCCCCTTGGTTCATTTGGCTGATATTTGCATTCATTGACTAACTGGACTTTTAATGAGGCTAGCGCCTTTATCAGCCAAACTTGGAGAAAGTCGTACCTCATACTTATTTCTGCAGTTGATAACATTTTATCGGATCCAAAGTTTTTGCTGACACAGCAGTTTTATTCTATCGATCGTTCCATTCAGTTGTTCGGTGTTTATGAAGGTTGCTGAAGACATAGATGTCCTGAAAGCTGCATGTTTCGATGATGTGAATGTCTCAAATCGACATGGCTTATTCCAGCGAACAAATGGGTTGTTATACAGATGTGCACAAGTTGGTAATGCAGGTGCTCAGTATGTGCTAGCAAAGGTAAAAATTTTGTGCATCAGCTGACTTCCTGTTTAGCTTTAACTGTGATAGACTGATAGCAATATTTGTCTTTGGTAAGTGTCCGTCCTGGCTTGCTAATGTCATTCTCTTGTCTATAGTGACACATTATTCTCCTAATATTTGATTTTGACATGACACTTTATTCTCCTCTCTATAGTGGGTATTTGTGACATGACTGTCATGACACAAACTGGACACGAAGTAGGAGGGTTAGGTTTGGCTATTACTTGGAGCTTGATAGAGACATGATGCGAATAAAATGAATGTTAAATAGGTCAGATCTTTGTCAAAGCCATGAAACCCGTGGTTGACTGTTTAAACCTTAAGGGCTTGGTGCTGCAGTTCATGGAGTCAACTCAACTATAAGCTATCTTATGGCACAATTGTTATTGTTTTTGGatgtgttttgttctttttattggATCTCGTGTTGAATATAATGTAGCTATTTATGGAGATTGAGACATGTATTTGACTATTGGTGTGGTGTTTTCAACTTCTACTTGTGTGGATTACTCCTGAATTTTTTGAGGTTTCATTACTGCCATTGTCGATGTGGATAAAGATGTGTCTATAGTTTTCAGAAAAAAGCCATGTTTTAAACGTGTTGTGAGGTATGTATGCATGCTGACACATTTAGAAATAACCTGGGTTGTTGTCAATATAGTTGACAGGATTCTGctccttatttaattttcatTCTCCATtcttaaatataaaaaaaagatagtGTACTCCTTTTGTTCTTAAAATGTTTTTGGCTCCTTGTTCTTTACTTCTGACCAGATTGTACTGTTGAGCTCTTCTCGGTTGTTGGATATGGAAAATGAAGGTGCAATTTTGTCTAGTGATTGTAGCCTGATAAGAAAGTCATGTTGTGGCAAAATTCCAATGGATGATGCTTTAGTGGCTTCCTTTATGTTGTCCCATTTTTCCCCTGACCAAGGATGTAGTACAACAGTTTCGTCCCAAACCTTGGTCCACTCTCAACTTGTGAGGAAGTTCTTGTTGCATTGTAGCGCCCATGACTTGGCCCAGATGCATTTTCATTTGCAGTCTTATATTGACTATTTAGTCAAACCTTGACTCCAGGGGTTCATATCTCCTCCATTTGATTGATCGAATGTGTGAAGGGAATCGTGTGAGAGTTACCAAAGATGTGATTTGGAACTCTACAAAAACAATCTTGCAAGTTGAAATCAAACGTGTGTACGAGCGATCAAGGCAAGGCAAGGGAGGTATTCTGTGGGTAGGGAGCCTCCTTGCTTTTAACCGGCCAGCGGACAGAGGATTTTACTTGCATAAATATGAGGAACCATCAGATCTCTTTTCCTGCGTAGAACATTTCGATGAGGACAATGGAGTTGTAGCCTCACAGTTTGAAGAATGCCGCAACAATACACTAGCTTGTTTCGATAATGTTTTCCCTTGAATTTGTCTAAATATGTGGCAGCACTTGCCTTGCTTTTGAATAAGTAGAACAGGTTTGAAGACCGAATTTCTGTCTTAActgttttgagaaatttggagCTCCTGATTACGTGCTTAATTTTTTGTATCCTCGTAGTCAACAGGATTTTAGttctgtgtttgtttttttgtttgtgtgccGATAGAACACTTGCTTTCTTGTAgacaaagaaatgaaaataaaatggtaaaccaaaagagaaaggagaaagaaaacGAGGAAGAGTAAAGAGAAGTGTATGGAGAAATTGGTTTTCCtgaactatttttcttttcttctcaaATCAAGAACAAAACATAGAAACATTATGATCATTTCCCTTCCAGTTCCTTTTGTTTATTCCATAACTTTGCACACCCTAATTCTTTACTAAAATCCCATCTTCTATccaaagtaaagaaaaatactaaaaacaaaaCTTGTAGGTTTTTCTTAAGTGCCAAAAAGTGGAAACCTGAACAAAAACTTCAATGCCTCGTCAATGAGTGAGCTCCAAACCAACTGCTAAACCCCAACCATCTAAACCCATCACCCATGGCTTGCCTATGGTAGATCCTTCACTGCAATGTTTGGATCCTTACAAGTAAGCAAATTTTATTTGAGAGTTTGTCTCTTCTATTTGAACGTCTCTCCCTTCGAACAATTTGCATGTAGcccctttatttgtttttctaattaGCAGTTGTCGTTCATGTTGGTGCACAAGAAATGATTATGTTGATCTAGTTTGCTTCAGCCCTCATGTATGTATAGTCTACTGTTTTGGTTCCTAAATGTCGTTGAAAGTCTGCAGTACAGAGTGATTGCTCACAATCTTTGTTGGACATACCACATGAACGATTTTGGTCAAGGAGGTTTGTATAGTGTACTGTTTTCAACATTCATTCAAGAAACATATGTGATCTTAGAAATTTTGGTTTTGGCagttaaaaatatatttacattTCTTGAAGGTTAGGAACTTAATGACAAAACAGTGAAAATTTTGTGAACATGCCCTTTTGCCCATTGCCGGTCTGTCTCCACTGTTGCCGCCGCCTCCTCCTGCTCCACCCTCCCCTTTTCTAAAGCCACTACTTCACCTTCTCCCTTTCACTTCTGCAGGCCCCTCCCCTCTTTTGTAACTGCCAGAGCCACTTCTCTCCTCTCACTATCCTCGTCATTGATTAGAAACCAAACAAATACAAGATAGTCGCGAACTAACGTATGTGGGCCCCGCTTAATAATATAAAGCACCATGCTGGGCACTTAGGTAAGGATAGGGATGTGTTAGTTGGTCATCTATCAAGCATGCACAGTTGTATTTTGAGTTTACCACAGAACTGCCTGAAACTCTCATGTTCTATGTGAAATTCTCTATAGCACCTCTTGTACACCATTTTTAcctagaaaatgaagaaaaagtacTGAGAAAGGAGAATACTATTAGGTTCCCCGTGCCCTTGAATTGAGAAGTGGATGAATCTGACCGCAACTGACCACCGTACCCGAGTCTGTTTAACATAGGGTGGGAACATAGAATTAGAAGGTTCCTCAATGTCATTGATAGTCTACAGTACCTAGTGATTGCTCACAGTCTTAATAGGACATGCCACATGAATGATTTTTGGTCAAGGAGATTCGTAAGCCTACGAGTACCTTCAAGAAAAGTATGTGATTTCAGAAATTTGGTTGTGTCAgttaaatttatatttcttgaaAGGTCTTTTGGGTAGGGACATGGAACTTCATGATAAACCAGTCAAAATTTTGGGCACATGCCCTTTTGCCCAAATTTCGACGGTTGCCTCCTCCTCCCTTTCTAAAGCCACTATTTCACCTTCTCCCCTTCACTGCTGCAGGCCCCCTCACCCTCTCCCGCAACTTCCAGACCCCCCTTCCCTCCTGTTACTATTCTCATCATTGATTAGAAACCCAACAAATACAAGATAGTTGTGAACTAACGTATATGAGCTCTGCTTAATATGTAAAGCACCTATGTTGGACactaaaatattttctatgaaTGAAGTTTACAGattgttcaaaaagaaaaggtaaggaTAAGGATATATCTGCTATGTTTAGTT
This DNA window, taken from Rhododendron vialii isolate Sample 1 chromosome 8a, ASM3025357v1, encodes the following:
- the LOC131298035 gene encoding uncharacterized protein LOC131298035 isoform X2 — protein: MYGAKAFRSDNEVPTMKAMRRMVTNLQFDLLKYVMILMVKAAAGASNLARAISVCSVFMKVAEDIDVLKAACFDDVNVSNRHGLFQRTNGLLYRCAQVGNAGAQYVLAKIVLLSSSRLLDMENEGAILSSDCSLIRKSCCGKIPMDDALVASFMLSHFSPDQGCSTTVSSQTLVHSQLGFISPPFD